One genomic window of Cupriavidus oxalaticus includes the following:
- the ligA gene encoding NAD-dependent DNA ligase LigA, with amino-acid sequence MTAKPRGAQAEASAPAGGLPPEAAARRVAWLHDELNRHSYQYYVLDAPTIPDAEYDALFAELMALELEHPELQSPDSPTQRVGGEALAAFDTVRHRVPMLSLNNGFADDDVLNFDRRCAQGLGRTAPAAGEADLFSAADAVEYSCELKFDGLAMSLRYEDGRLVQAATRGDGETGEDVTVNVRTIKAIPLKLRGQAPAVLEVRGEVFMYRRDFAKLNARQAEAGEKTFVNPRNAAAGSLRQLDPRITAKRPLSFFAYGLGELQGVDRPPTHSAMLDGFDALGLPVCKERAVVKGAQGLLGFYRDIGERRDDLPYDIDGVVYKVNALAEQDRLGFVSRAPRFALAHKFPAQEMTTIVEDIEVQVGRTGAITPVARLQPVFVGGVTVTNATLHNEDEIRRKDVHIGDTVIVRRAGDVIPEVVAVVVERRPADARAFVMPTACPVCGSHIERLEDEAIARCTGGLICAAQRKQALLHFAQRRAMDIEGLGDKVVEQLVDQGIVRTPADLYKLGVAKLAALERMADKSATNLVAAIEASRETTLNRFIFALGIRHVGEATAKDLARHFGKLDGLMAADEAALLEVNDVGPVVAQSIAHFFGEPHNVEVIEQLRAAGVHWPESEPAARTPAPLSGKTFVLTGTLPTMSREDAKELLEAAGAKVAGSVSKKTDYVVAGAEAGSKLDKAEALGVPVLDEAGMLALLAEAGAAPAQD; translated from the coding sequence ATGACCGCAAAACCACGCGGCGCGCAGGCTGAAGCCTCCGCGCCCGCCGGCGGCTTGCCGCCCGAAGCCGCGGCCAGGCGCGTCGCCTGGCTGCACGACGAGCTCAACCGCCACAGCTACCAGTACTACGTGCTGGACGCGCCCACCATCCCGGATGCCGAGTACGACGCGCTGTTCGCCGAACTGATGGCGCTCGAGCTGGAGCATCCCGAGCTGCAGTCGCCGGATTCGCCCACGCAGCGCGTCGGCGGCGAGGCGCTGGCCGCCTTCGACACGGTGCGCCACCGCGTGCCGATGCTGTCGCTGAACAACGGGTTCGCCGACGACGACGTGCTCAACTTCGACCGCCGCTGCGCGCAGGGCCTGGGCCGCACCGCACCCGCGGCGGGCGAGGCCGACCTGTTCAGCGCGGCTGACGCGGTGGAGTACTCCTGCGAGCTGAAGTTCGACGGGCTGGCCATGTCGCTGCGCTATGAAGACGGCCGGCTGGTGCAGGCCGCCACCCGCGGCGACGGCGAGACCGGCGAGGACGTGACCGTCAACGTGCGCACCATCAAGGCGATCCCGCTGAAGCTGCGCGGCCAGGCGCCGGCGGTACTGGAAGTGCGCGGCGAGGTCTTCATGTATCGCCGCGATTTCGCCAAGCTCAACGCGCGCCAGGCGGAAGCCGGCGAAAAGACCTTCGTCAATCCGCGCAACGCCGCTGCCGGCAGCCTGCGCCAGCTCGATCCGCGCATCACCGCGAAGCGGCCGCTGTCGTTCTTCGCCTATGGCCTGGGCGAGCTGCAGGGCGTGGACCGCCCGCCCACGCACAGCGCCATGCTCGACGGCTTCGATGCGCTGGGCCTGCCGGTGTGCAAGGAACGCGCCGTGGTCAAGGGGGCGCAGGGATTGCTCGGTTTCTACCGCGATATCGGCGAGCGCCGTGATGACCTGCCATACGATATCGACGGCGTGGTCTACAAGGTCAACGCGCTGGCCGAGCAGGACCGGCTGGGCTTTGTCTCGCGCGCGCCGCGCTTTGCGCTGGCGCACAAGTTCCCGGCGCAGGAAATGACCACCATCGTCGAGGACATCGAGGTGCAGGTCGGCCGTACCGGCGCGATCACGCCGGTGGCGCGGCTGCAGCCGGTGTTCGTCGGCGGCGTGACCGTGACCAATGCCACGCTGCATAACGAGGACGAGATCCGCCGCAAGGATGTCCATATCGGCGATACCGTGATCGTGCGCCGCGCCGGTGACGTGATCCCGGAGGTGGTGGCGGTGGTTGTTGAGCGCCGTCCGGCGGATGCGCGCGCCTTCGTGATGCCGACGGCCTGCCCGGTGTGCGGTTCGCATATCGAGCGGCTGGAAGACGAGGCGATCGCGCGCTGCACCGGCGGCCTGATCTGCGCGGCACAGCGCAAACAGGCGCTGCTGCATTTTGCGCAGCGCCGTGCCATGGATATCGAAGGGCTGGGCGACAAGGTGGTCGAGCAGCTGGTGGACCAGGGCATCGTGCGCACGCCGGCCGACCTGTACAAGCTTGGCGTGGCCAAGCTGGCGGCGCTGGAGCGCATGGCCGACAAGTCGGCGACCAACCTCGTCGCGGCGATCGAGGCGTCGCGCGAGACGACGCTGAACCGCTTTATCTTCGCGCTCGGCATCCGCCACGTGGGCGAGGCCACCGCCAAGGATCTCGCCAGGCATTTCGGCAAGCTCGACGGGCTGATGGCCGCCGACGAAGCCGCGCTGCTCGAGGTCAACGACGTCGGCCCGGTGGTGGCGCAGTCGATCGCGCACTTCTTTGGCGAGCCGCATAACGTCGAGGTCATCGAACAACTGCGCGCCGCAGGCGTACACTGGCCGGAGAGCGAGCCGGCCGCCAGGACGCCGGCGCCGCTGTCGGGCAAGACCTTCGTGCTGACCGGCACGCTGCCGACGATGTCGCGCGAGGACGCCAAGGAATTGCTAGAGGCCGCGGGCGCCAAGGTGGCGGGCTCGGTGTCGAAGAAGACCGACTATGTGGTCGCTGGCGCCGAAGCCGGCAGCAAGCTGGACAAGGCCGAGGCGCTGGGCGTGCCGGTGCTGGACGAGGCCGGCATGCTCGCGTTGCTGGCAGAAGCGGGCGCCGCGCCCGCGCAGGATTAG
- the def gene encoding peptide deformylase, translating into MIREILKMGDPRLLQVARKVERFNTPELRTLIEDMFDTMDHANGAGLAAPQIGVDLQVVIFGFDRNPRYPDAPMVPKTVLMNPVLEMLSDELEDGWEGCLSVPGLRGVVPRHVRLKYSGYDLMGNRIERVAEGFHARVVQHECDHLQGILYPMRIRDFSRFGFTETLFPDLPANSDE; encoded by the coding sequence ATGATCCGCGAGATTCTCAAGATGGGCGATCCGCGCCTGCTGCAGGTGGCGCGGAAGGTCGAGCGTTTCAATACGCCCGAACTGCGCACGCTGATCGAAGACATGTTCGACACCATGGACCACGCCAACGGCGCGGGGCTGGCCGCGCCGCAGATCGGCGTGGACCTGCAGGTGGTGATCTTCGGCTTCGACCGCAACCCGCGCTATCCGGATGCGCCGATGGTGCCCAAGACGGTGCTGATGAACCCTGTGCTGGAGATGCTGTCGGACGAGCTGGAAGACGGCTGGGAAGGGTGCCTGTCGGTGCCCGGCCTGCGCGGGGTGGTGCCGCGGCATGTGCGGCTGAAATACAGCGGGTACGACCTCATGGGCAACCGGATCGAGCGGGTTGCCGAGGGCTTCCATGCGCGCGTGGTGCAGCATGAGTGCGACCACCTGCAGGGCATTCTTTACCCGATGCGGATCCGGGATTTTTCGCGGTTTGGGTTTACCGAGACCCTGTTTCCGGATTTGCCGGCCAATAGCGACGAGTGA
- a CDS encoding pseudouridine synthase: MTDSNSPKRKTLGIKAASDTGTAARKTGNRPVRVSDLNRNRVRAVTEGIKRAQQNDGGKSAGRRAPGEAQSGGDVRKPRPPRPADGERQARPRRAEGEARPPRRFGDDDNRPRRYGDDRGEARPRRFEGNESRPPRRFGDDDKRPRRYGDDRGEARPRRFEGNESRPPRRFGDDDNRPRRYGDDRGEARPRRFEGNESRPPRRFGDDDNRPRRYGDDRGEARPRRFEGNESRPPRRFGDDDNRPRRYGDDRGEARPRRFEGNESRPPRRFGDDDNRPRRYGDDRGEARPRRFEGNESRPPRRFGDDDNRPRRYGDDENRPRRPAPTGERRHEGSAPARRFSDAADRIRTAGTSRPQAPAPRPQQPARADAAPEATHDDGLVRLSKRMSELGLCSRREADEWIPRGWVLVDGKPVTELGSRIRPDAEIEILQEARSEQGERVTVLLHKPVGYVSGQAEDGYEPAAVLFTAENQWEGDPSRKRFAPWQRKSLAPAGRLDIDSTGLLVLTQDGRVARALIGEDSNVEKEYLVRVVWHGPQGAVERNVSEAFPADQLELLRHGLSLDGVLLKPAKVSWQNEEQLRFVLREGRKRQIRRMCEQVGLEVVGLKRVRMGRVVLGDLPPGKWRFLGQFEKF; encoded by the coding sequence ATGACCGACAGCAATTCGCCGAAGCGCAAGACGCTAGGCATCAAGGCCGCAAGCGATACCGGCACGGCCGCGCGCAAGACCGGCAACCGCCCGGTGCGGGTTTCGGACCTGAACCGCAACCGCGTGCGGGCCGTGACCGAAGGCATCAAGCGTGCGCAGCAGAATGACGGCGGCAAGAGTGCCGGCCGCCGCGCGCCAGGCGAAGCGCAATCGGGCGGCGACGTGCGCAAGCCGCGTCCGCCGCGGCCCGCTGACGGCGAGCGCCAGGCACGGCCGCGCCGTGCCGAAGGCGAAGCGCGCCCGCCTCGACGTTTTGGCGACGACGACAATCGTCCGCGCCGCTACGGCGACGATCGTGGTGAGGCTCGTCCGCGCCGCTTCGAAGGCAATGAGTCGCGTCCGCCGCGGCGATTTGGCGACGACGACAAACGTCCACGCCGCTATGGCGACGATCGTGGCGAGGCGCGCCCGCGCCGCTTCGAAGGCAATGAATCGCGTCCGCCGCGGCGCTTCGGCGACGACGACAACCGTCCGCGCCGCTATGGCGACGATCGCGGCGAAGCCCGCCCGCGCCGCTTCGAAGGCAATGAATCGCGTCCGCCGCGGCGCTTCGGCGACGACGACAACCGTCCGCGCCGCTATGGCGACGATCGCGGCGAAGCCCGCCCGCGCCGCTTCGAAGGCAATGAATCGCGTCCGCCGCGGCGCTTCGGCGACGACGACAACCGTCCGCGCCGCTATGGCGACGATCGCGGCGAAGCCCGCCCGCGCCGCTTCGAAGGCAATGAATCGCGTCCGCCGCGGCGCTTCGGCGACGACGACAACCGTCCGCGCCGCTATGGCGACGACCGCGGCGAAGCCCGCCCGCGTCGCTTCGAAGGCAATGAGTCGCGTCCGCCGCGGCGCTTTGGCGATGACGACAACCGTCCGCGGCGCTACGGCGACGACGAAAACCGTCCCCGTCGCCCTGCCCCCACCGGCGAACGCCGCCACGAAGGCTCGGCGCCGGCGCGCCGCTTCAGCGATGCCGCGGACCGCATCCGCACCGCCGGCACCTCCCGGCCGCAGGCACCGGCCCCGCGCCCGCAGCAGCCCGCCCGCGCCGATGCCGCGCCCGAGGCTACCCATGACGACGGCCTGGTGCGCCTGTCCAAGCGCATGTCCGAACTCGGCTTGTGCTCGCGCCGCGAAGCCGATGAATGGATTCCGCGCGGCTGGGTGCTGGTCGACGGCAAGCCGGTGACCGAGCTGGGCAGCCGCATCCGCCCGGATGCCGAAATCGAGATCCTGCAGGAAGCGCGCTCCGAACAGGGCGAGCGCGTCACCGTGCTGCTGCACAAGCCGGTGGGATACGTCTCCGGCCAGGCCGAGGACGGCTACGAGCCCGCCGCGGTGCTGTTCACCGCCGAGAACCAGTGGGAAGGCGACCCGTCGCGCAAGCGTTTCGCGCCGTGGCAACGCAAGAGCCTGGCGCCCGCCGGCCGCCTCGATATCGACTCAACCGGCCTGCTGGTGCTGACGCAGGATGGCCGCGTCGCGCGCGCGCTGATCGGCGAGGATTCGAACGTCGAGAAGGAGTACCTGGTGCGCGTGGTCTGGCACGGCCCGCAAGGTGCGGTCGAGCGCAATGTCAGCGAGGCATTCCCCGCCGACCAGCTCGAGCTGCTGCGCCACGGCCTGTCGCTGGACGGCGTGCTGCTCAAGCCGGCCAAGGTCAGCTGGCAGAACGAAGAACAGCTGCGCTTCGTGCTGCGCGAGGGCCGCAAGCGCCAGATCCGCCGGATGTGCGAGCAGGTCGGGCTGGAAGTGGTTGGCCTGAAGCGCGTGCGCATGGGCCGCGTGGTGCTGGGCGACCTGCCGCCGGGGAAGTGGCGGTTCCTGGGGCAGTTCGAGAAGTTCTGA
- the smc gene encoding chromosome segregation protein SMC has translation MRLSSIKLAGFKSFVDPTNFQVPGQLVGIVGPNGCGKSNIIDAVRWVLGESRASELRGESMQDVIFNGSTARKQAGRASVELVFDNAEGRAAGQWSQYAEVAVKRVLTRDGTSSYYINNQPVRRRDIQDIFLGTGLGPRAYAIIGQGMISRIIEAKPDDMRIFLEEAAGVSKYKERRRETENRLSDTRENLTRVEDILRELGTNLEKLEGQAEVAQRFKTLQSDGEEKQHLLWLLRKREAQVEQERHQRAIEQAQIDLEAQTAQLRHVEAELETMRAAHYAASDGMHAAQGALYEANAEVSKLEAEIRYVVESRNRVQAQIAALTAQREQWQGKAEQATDELAQAEENLAVAEGRTVEAQEAVAHKNDELPTLEGLWRDAQQLLNEQRAGIMQAEQALKLEAAQQRSADQMLQQLEQRRERLSAEEKGLDRPDETRLEQGRAELAEQEALVEEAQAVLADAEESVPRLDEERRAAQARVHSEAAAIASLEARLHALRQLQENVQTDGKVQPWLAKHELAELPRLWKKVHIEAGWENALESVLREKLNALEISNLDWVKAFLTDAPPAKLAFYSPPAAARPLETPAGLRPLMSLVQITEPGIRAVMQDWLADIFVATDMAQALATRGTLPEGASFVVAQGHLVGRNAIQIYAADSEQAGMLAREQEIENLQKQARAQALLSDEAKTQAVRAEAAYTQASQALGEARTRAEQATRRVHALQMDVLKLSQAMERYSARSGQIREELEEIHAQIEEQRAIRAESEASFEQHDAALAEMQASHEDQQMAFEALDSKLSAARHQLRDFERAAQEALFAERNLSSRIDELRRNIQVAADQAERIAESLENARAELETINEQTAHTGLQDALELRAEKEARLTVARTELDALSAQLRQFDEQRLAAERSLQPLRDRITELQLKEQAARLNQEQFSEQLTTAQVDEAGLAHKLTGDLKPSYLQGEVTRINNAINALGPVNMAALEELAAARERKTFLDAQSADLNDAINTLEDAIAKIDQETRALLQGTFDQVNHHFGELFPSLFGGGQARLIMTGEEILDAGVQVMAQPPGKKNSTIHLLSGGEKALTAIALVFAMFQLNPAPFCLLDEVDAPLDDANTERYANMVARMSDKTQFVFISHNKIAMEMAHQLIGVTMQEQGVSRIVAVDMDAAVSMAEAA, from the coding sequence GTGCGACTATCCTCGATCAAGCTGGCGGGCTTCAAGTCATTCGTCGATCCCACCAATTTCCAGGTGCCGGGCCAACTGGTCGGCATCGTCGGTCCCAACGGCTGCGGCAAATCCAACATCATCGACGCGGTGCGCTGGGTGCTGGGCGAGTCACGCGCTTCGGAGCTGCGCGGCGAGTCCATGCAGGACGTGATCTTCAACGGTTCCACCGCGCGCAAGCAGGCCGGCCGGGCCAGCGTCGAACTGGTGTTCGACAACGCCGAAGGCCGCGCCGCCGGCCAGTGGAGCCAGTACGCCGAAGTGGCGGTCAAGCGCGTGCTGACCCGCGACGGCACCTCGTCCTACTACATCAACAACCAGCCGGTGCGCCGGCGCGACATCCAGGACATTTTCCTGGGCACGGGCCTGGGCCCGCGCGCCTACGCCATCATCGGGCAGGGCATGATCTCGCGCATCATCGAGGCCAAGCCCGATGACATGCGCATCTTCCTGGAAGAAGCCGCGGGGGTGTCCAAGTACAAGGAGCGCCGGCGCGAGACCGAGAACCGCCTGTCCGACACGCGCGAAAACCTGACCCGCGTCGAGGACATCCTGCGCGAACTCGGCACCAACCTGGAAAAGCTGGAAGGCCAGGCCGAAGTCGCCCAGCGCTTCAAGACGCTGCAGTCCGATGGCGAAGAAAAGCAGCACCTGCTGTGGCTGCTGCGCAAGCGCGAGGCGCAGGTCGAGCAGGAACGCCACCAGCGCGCCATCGAGCAGGCCCAGATCGACCTGGAAGCGCAGACCGCGCAGCTGCGCCATGTCGAGGCCGAGCTGGAAACCATGCGCGCCGCGCACTATGCCGCATCCGACGGCATGCATGCGGCGCAGGGCGCGCTGTACGAAGCCAATGCCGAGGTCAGCAAGCTCGAGGCCGAGATCCGCTACGTGGTGGAGTCGCGCAACCGCGTGCAGGCCCAGATTGCCGCGCTGACGGCGCAACGCGAGCAGTGGCAGGGCAAGGCCGAGCAGGCCACCGACGAACTGGCGCAGGCCGAAGAGAACCTGGCCGTGGCCGAGGGCCGCACGGTCGAGGCGCAGGAGGCGGTGGCGCACAAAAACGACGAGCTGCCGACGCTGGAAGGCCTGTGGCGCGATGCCCAGCAGCTGCTCAACGAGCAGCGCGCCGGCATCATGCAGGCCGAGCAGGCGCTCAAGCTCGAAGCCGCGCAGCAGCGCAGCGCCGACCAGATGCTGCAGCAGCTGGAGCAGCGCCGCGAGCGCCTGTCGGCCGAGGAAAAGGGCCTGGACCGTCCGGATGAAACCCGGCTGGAACAGGGCCGCGCCGAGCTGGCCGAGCAGGAGGCGCTGGTCGAGGAAGCCCAGGCCGTGCTGGCCGATGCCGAAGAAAGCGTGCCGCGCCTCGATGAAGAGCGCCGCGCCGCGCAGGCGCGCGTGCATAGTGAAGCCGCCGCGATCGCGTCGCTGGAAGCGCGCCTGCATGCGCTGCGCCAGCTGCAGGAGAACGTGCAGACCGACGGCAAGGTGCAGCCCTGGCTGGCGAAGCACGAGCTGGCCGAGCTGCCGCGCCTGTGGAAGAAGGTCCATATCGAGGCGGGCTGGGAAAACGCGCTGGAATCCGTGCTGCGCGAGAAGCTGAACGCGCTGGAAATTTCCAACCTGGACTGGGTCAAGGCCTTCCTGACCGACGCGCCGCCGGCCAAGCTCGCGTTCTACTCGCCCCCGGCCGCGGCCCGTCCGCTCGAAACGCCGGCGGGGCTGCGTCCGCTGATGTCGCTGGTGCAGATCACCGAGCCGGGCATCCGCGCAGTGATGCAGGACTGGCTGGCCGATATCTTCGTCGCCACCGACATGGCGCAGGCGCTGGCCACGCGCGGCACGCTGCCCGAAGGCGCGTCGTTCGTGGTGGCCCAAGGCCACCTGGTGGGCCGCAACGCGATCCAGATCTACGCCGCCGATTCCGAACAGGCCGGCATGCTGGCGCGCGAGCAGGAAATCGAAAACCTGCAGAAGCAGGCGCGTGCGCAGGCGCTGCTGTCTGACGAAGCCAAGACCCAGGCAGTACGTGCCGAGGCTGCGTACACGCAGGCCAGCCAGGCGCTGGGCGAGGCCCGCACGCGCGCCGAGCAGGCCACGCGCCGCGTGCATGCGCTGCAGATGGACGTGCTCAAGCTGTCGCAGGCGATGGAGCGCTATTCCGCGCGCAGCGGCCAGATCCGCGAGGAGCTGGAAGAAATCCACGCGCAGATCGAAGAGCAGCGCGCGATCCGTGCAGAATCCGAAGCCAGCTTCGAGCAGCACGACGCCGCGCTGGCCGAGATGCAGGCCTCGCACGAAGACCAGCAGATGGCCTTCGAGGCGCTGGACAGCAAGCTGTCGGCCGCGCGCCACCAGCTGCGTGACTTCGAGCGCGCGGCGCAGGAAGCGCTCTTTGCCGAGCGCAACCTGTCCAGCCGCATCGACGAACTGCGCCGCAATATCCAGGTCGCGGCGGACCAGGCCGAGCGCATCGCCGAATCGCTGGAGAACGCCCGCGCCGAGCTTGAAACCATCAACGAGCAGACCGCGCATACCGGCCTGCAGGATGCGCTGGAACTGCGCGCCGAGAAGGAAGCCAGGCTCACCGTCGCGCGCACCGAACTCGATGCGCTGTCGGCGCAGCTGCGCCAGTTCGACGAGCAGCGCCTGGCCGCCGAGCGCAGCCTGCAGCCGCTGCGCGACCGCATCACCGAGCTGCAGCTCAAGGAGCAGGCCGCGCGCCTGAACCAGGAGCAGTTCAGCGAGCAGCTGACCACGGCGCAGGTCGACGAAGCCGGGCTGGCGCACAAGCTCACCGGCGACCTGAAGCCGTCGTACCTGCAGGGCGAAGTCACGCGCATCAACAACGCCATCAACGCGCTGGGCCCGGTCAACATGGCCGCGCTCGAGGAACTGGCGGCGGCGCGCGAGCGCAAGACCTTCCTCGATGCGCAGTCGGCCGACCTGAACGACGCCATCAACACGCTGGAAGACGCGATCGCCAAGATCGACCAGGAAACCCGTGCGTTGCTGCAGGGCACCTTCGACCAGGTCAACCACCATTTCGGCGAGCTGTTCCCGTCGCTGTTCGGTGGCGGCCAGGCGCGCCTGATCATGACCGGCGAGGAAATCCTCGACGCCGGCGTGCAGGTGATGGCGCAGCCCCCGGGCAAGAAGAACTCGACCATCCACCTGCTGTCGGGCGGCGAGAAGGCGCTGACCGCGATTGCGCTGGTGTTTGCGATGTTCCAGCTCAACCCGGCGCCGTTCTGCCTGCTGGACGAGGTGGACGCGCCGCTGGACGATGCCAACACCGAGCGCTACGCCAACATGGTGGCGCGCATGTCGGACAAGACTCAATTCGTTTTCATCTCACATAACAAGATCGCCATGGAAATGGCTCATCAACTCATTGGCGTGACCATGCAGGAGCAAGGCGTTTCGCGGATCGTGGCCGTGGATATGGACGCGGCGGTTTCGATGGCGGAGGCAGCATGA
- a CDS encoding cell division protein ZipA C-terminal FtsZ-binding domain-containing protein, whose amino-acid sequence MKLNMDLQTALIVAGLVFLVLLFGYNQWQIRKARRPRELSPEDDLPPMREPVVGQATAPETAARLHEANAESVQRREPTLAPGTPAASSQPNHVAAAAAAAASTADADEAVAEEVAVAAGVVQAEPGAAAGDAEAESAPATGPAVADAPAPAAAPVPAPAPAPIPAPVPAPLAAVPDGQPAPAVVDPLIDCIVPLHLERKASGDRILPLTGRLRRAGTKQVHIEGLRAEANAWEPVTAGHQYEDLQVGVQLANRSGPLNALEFSEFITAVESLAEALDASADLPDMSETVANARELDGFAAGSDVQLGVNVISDGAPWSAAYVQNVATQDGLVLSRDGTRFIRYQANAEGVQRPLFTLQFGDTNFLRDDLTVKSGRQITLLLDVPLADQGARPFKTVCEYGNTLAQRMGAQLVDDNMRPLTEASFIAIFSQLETLYQKLEARGMPAGSPVALRLFSV is encoded by the coding sequence ATGAAGCTGAACATGGACCTGCAGACCGCGCTGATCGTCGCGGGTTTGGTATTCCTGGTGCTGCTGTTTGGCTACAACCAGTGGCAGATCCGCAAGGCGCGCCGTCCGCGCGAGCTGAGCCCCGAGGACGACCTGCCGCCGATGCGCGAGCCGGTGGTCGGCCAGGCCACTGCCCCGGAGACCGCGGCGCGGCTGCACGAGGCCAACGCCGAGTCGGTGCAGCGGCGCGAGCCGACGCTGGCGCCGGGCACGCCGGCAGCATCGTCGCAGCCCAACCACGTGGCCGCCGCGGCCGCGGCCGCGGCCAGCACCGCCGATGCTGACGAGGCCGTGGCCGAGGAAGTCGCGGTGGCTGCCGGCGTGGTGCAGGCCGAGCCCGGCGCCGCGGCCGGCGACGCCGAGGCCGAATCCGCCCCGGCGACGGGCCCCGCGGTGGCCGATGCGCCGGCACCCGCTGCGGCGCCCGTACCCGCCCCAGCGCCGGCACCGATCCCGGCCCCGGTTCCGGCCCCGCTCGCCGCCGTTCCCGACGGCCAGCCCGCGCCGGCCGTGGTCGATCCGCTGATCGACTGCATCGTGCCGCTGCACCTGGAGCGCAAGGCCTCCGGCGACCGCATCCTGCCGCTGACCGGGCGGCTGCGCCGTGCCGGCACCAAGCAGGTCCATATCGAGGGTCTGCGCGCCGAAGCCAATGCCTGGGAACCGGTCACCGCCGGCCACCAGTACGAAGACCTGCAGGTCGGCGTGCAGCTGGCCAACCGCAGCGGCCCGCTCAATGCGCTGGAGTTCTCCGAGTTCATCACCGCGGTGGAATCGCTGGCCGAGGCGCTCGACGCCTCCGCCGACCTGCCCGACATGAGCGAGACCGTGGCCAACGCGCGCGAACTGGATGGCTTTGCCGCCGGCAGCGACGTGCAGCTGGGCGTCAATGTGATTTCCGACGGCGCGCCGTGGTCGGCCGCCTACGTGCAGAACGTGGCCACGCAGGACGGGCTGGTGCTGTCGCGCGACGGCACGCGCTTTATCCGCTATCAGGCCAATGCCGAAGGCGTGCAGCGCCCGCTGTTCACGCTGCAGTTCGGCGATACCAACTTCCTGCGCGACGACCTGACCGTCAAGTCCGGGCGCCAGATCACGCTGCTGCTCGACGTGCCGCTGGCGGACCAGGGCGCCAGGCCGTTCAAGACGGTTTGCGAATACGGCAACACGCTGGCCCAGCGCATGGGCGCGCAACTGGTCGACGACAATATGCGCCCGCTGACCGAAGCCTCGTTCATCGCCATCTTCAGCCAGCTGGAAACGCTGTACCAGAAGCTGGAAGCGCGCGGCATGCCGGCCGGCTCGCCGGTGGCGCTGCGCTTGTTCAGCGTCTAG
- a CDS encoding carboxypeptidase regulatory-like domain-containing protein, with protein MQLAVLSLFSVPTFAYEVAPVSGGGKIEGKVTFQGTVPIRKIIPTKDREVCGGPRDEPQIRVGAGKGVQDAVVYLKEVPKGKAWGTPDKIPVLDQEHCIFKPAVQVIRAGKLEVTSSDPILHNTHGFYGQRTAFNLALPEKGVKITRELPRPGLVRVECDAHGWMLAHIYVADSPYYALTGEDGSFRIDDVPPGNYTLVATQYYTGDTETPVTVAGGQTAKLSIELKKK; from the coding sequence ATGCAACTGGCAGTACTCAGCCTGTTCAGCGTCCCCACCTTTGCCTATGAAGTCGCCCCGGTCAGCGGGGGCGGCAAGATCGAAGGCAAGGTCACTTTCCAGGGCACCGTCCCGATCCGCAAGATCATCCCCACCAAGGACCGCGAAGTCTGCGGCGGCCCGCGCGATGAACCACAGATCCGCGTGGGCGCCGGCAAAGGCGTCCAGGATGCCGTCGTGTACCTGAAGGAAGTGCCCAAAGGGAAGGCCTGGGGTACCCCCGACAAGATCCCGGTGCTCGACCAGGAACACTGCATTTTCAAGCCTGCCGTGCAGGTGATCCGAGCCGGCAAGCTTGAAGTCACCAGCTCTGATCCGATACTGCACAATACCCACGGCTTCTACGGACAGCGCACGGCATTCAACCTTGCGCTACCCGAGAAAGGGGTCAAGATCACGCGCGAACTTCCGCGGCCCGGGCTGGTCCGGGTCGAGTGCGACGCGCACGGCTGGATGCTGGCCCACATCTATGTCGCCGATAGCCCGTACTACGCGCTGACCGGCGAAGACGGCAGCTTCCGCATCGACGACGTTCCACCAGGCAATTACACCCTGGTTGCCACGCAGTACTACACCGGCGATACCGAGACGCCAGTCACGGTAGCCGGCGGCCAGACCGCGAAACTCTCGATCGAACTGAAAAAGAAATAG